A single genomic interval of Sulfurihydrogenibium sp. harbors:
- a CDS encoding aminotransferase class I/II-fold pyridoxal phosphate-dependent enzyme, with translation MIEEFPRIKRLPQYVFAVVNDLKARLRKEGEDIIDLGMGNPDLPPAPHIIEKLCESAKKKTTHRYSMSQGIPRLRKAIADFYKKRYDVDLDPEKEVIMTIGSKEGLAHLMLAMLEPGDIAMVPSPRYPIHYYAPVIAGASVLTVPLPFEGDDSQKQEQFLKNIYETYEDSYPEAKVLILNFPNNPTTMTVDIEFFKEIVKFAKKKKLWIVHDLAYGDLCYDGYKAPSILQVEGAKDVAVETYSLTKGFSMAGWRVGFVLGNETLVHNLKRIKSYLDYGMFTPIQVASIIALESDYSIVEKARDTYSKRLDILVNGLNIAGWNVQKPKATMFLWAKIPEKFQHMGSVEFSKFLLTEGKVAVAPGIGFGEHGEGYVRFAVVENEKRIRQAVSNIKKLMRK, from the coding sequence ATGATTGAAGAATTTCCGCGAATAAAGAGATTACCACAATACGTTTTTGCTGTAGTTAATGATTTAAAGGCGAGGCTAAGAAAAGAGGGTGAAGATATAATAGACCTTGGCATGGGAAACCCTGACCTACCACCAGCACCACATATAATAGAAAAACTTTGTGAATCAGCCAAAAAGAAAACAACCCATAGATATTCTATGTCTCAAGGAATTCCAAGATTAAGAAAAGCTATAGCAGACTTTTATAAAAAAAGATATGACGTTGATTTAGACCCGGAAAAAGAAGTTATCATGACCATTGGTTCAAAGGAAGGTTTAGCGCATCTTATGCTTGCAATGCTTGAGCCAGGCGATATAGCAATGGTACCAAGTCCAAGATATCCTATTCATTACTACGCACCGGTAATAGCAGGAGCAAGCGTTTTAACAGTTCCACTACCTTTTGAAGGAGATGACTCTCAAAAGCAAGAGCAGTTTTTAAAAAATATTTATGAAACATATGAAGACTCTTACCCTGAAGCAAAGGTATTGATCTTAAACTTTCCAAACAATCCAACGACAATGACAGTTGATATAGAATTTTTTAAAGAAATTGTTAAATTTGCCAAAAAGAAAAAATTATGGATTGTCCATGACCTTGCATATGGAGACTTATGCTACGATGGATACAAAGCTCCAAGCATTCTTCAAGTAGAGGGTGCAAAAGATGTTGCAGTAGAAACTTACTCTTTGACAAAAGGTTTTTCAATGGCTGGTTGGAGAGTAGGATTTGTTCTTGGAAATGAAACCTTGGTACACAACCTTAAAAGAATTAAAAGTTATTTAGATTATGGAATGTTTACACCTATACAGGTTGCAAGCATTATCGCTTTGGAAAGTGATTATTCAATTGTGGAAAAAGCAAGGGATACCTACAGTAAAAGACTCGATATTCTTGTTAATGGATTAAATATAGCCGGCTGGAATGTACAAAAGCCCAAAGCAACCATGTTTTTATGGGCTAAAATTCCAGAAAAATTCCAGCATATGGGGTCTGTTGAATTTAGTAAGTTTTTATTAACAGAAGGAAAGGTAGCCGTTGCACCGGGTATTGGCTTTGGTGAACATGGGGAGGGTTATGTTAGATTTGCTGTTGTAGAAAATGAAAAACGAATAAGACAGGCGGTTTCTAACATCAAAAAATTAATGAGAAAGTAA
- a CDS encoding ABC transporter permease yields the protein MELLKYIKKNKLAYLSLYLIGIFYFLAIFADFIAPYPYDIQHRDTPYHPPTQIHFFDEKGNFHLRPFVYKYELVDPISKSYKINYDVKYPIHFFTHGHTHYLLGFIKTDMHLFGVKEGKIFLLGADNLGRDIFSRMLYASRISLSIGLIGVFLSFLIGAIVGGIAGYFGGRVDNILMRISEIVMSFPGFYLMLTLRAVFPITLSSVEVFLLIVVILSFIGWAGLARVIRGMVLSIREQDFVLAAKSYGGSSFRIIIKHILPNTYSYLLIAATLAIPGYILGESALSLLGLGIQEPYASWGNMLASARSITAISQYPWILAPGVAIFLTVLAFNLLGDALRDALDPKLKRLIK from the coding sequence ATGGAGTTGCTAAAGTATATAAAGAAAAATAAATTAGCTTATTTATCCCTTTATCTGATTGGAATTTTTTACTTTTTAGCAATCTTTGCCGACTTTATAGCTCCTTATCCTTACGACATTCAGCATAGAGATACGCCTTACCACCCACCTACCCAGATACATTTTTTTGACGAAAAAGGAAACTTTCATCTTAGACCTTTTGTTTATAAATACGAATTGGTAGACCCAATTTCAAAAAGCTATAAAATTAACTATGATGTTAAGTATCCTATACACTTTTTTACCCATGGACATACTCATTACCTTCTTGGGTTTATTAAAACAGACATGCATCTTTTTGGAGTAAAAGAAGGGAAGATTTTTTTACTTGGTGCTGATAATCTTGGCAGAGATATATTTTCAAGAATGCTTTATGCATCAAGGATTTCATTATCTATTGGACTTATTGGAGTTTTTCTTTCATTTTTAATAGGTGCGATAGTAGGCGGAATTGCTGGATATTTTGGCGGAAGAGTTGATAATATTCTGATGAGAATCTCAGAAATTGTAATGTCATTTCCAGGCTTTTATCTTATGCTAACATTAAGGGCTGTATTTCCAATCACATTGTCTTCAGTTGAAGTTTTTCTTTTGATAGTTGTTATACTTTCATTTATTGGCTGGGCTGGACTTGCAAGGGTTATTAGGGGAATGGTTCTATCTATTAGAGAGCAGGATTTTGTCTTAGCAGCAAAAAGCTATGGTGGTTCATCTTTTAGAATTATAATAAAACATATTTTACCAAATACTTACTCATATCTTTTGATTGCCGCAACCTTAGCTATTCCAGGTTATATCCTTGGAGAGAGTGCGCTGAGCTTGCTTGGTCTTGGAATTCAGGAGCCTTACGCAAGCTGGGGAAATATGCTTGCATCAGCAAGAAGCATAACAGCTATATCTCAGTATCCATGGATACTTGCCCCTGGGGTTGCTATATTTCTAACAGTACTTGCTTTTAATCTTTTAGGTGATGCTTTAAGAGATGCTTTAGACCCAAAATTAAAGAGATTGATTAAGTAA
- a CDS encoding DNA topoisomerase (ATP-hydrolyzing): MEDIKKVPIEEEVKNAYIDYAMSVIAGRAIPDVRDGLKPVQRRILYSMYELGLLPNKPYKKSARVVGETLGKFHPHGDASVYDALVRMAQDFTMRYPLIEGQGNFGSIDGDPPAAMRYTEARLTKLAVEMLEDIYKNTVDMMPNFDASLEEPTVLPSKFPNLICNGTTGIAVGLATSIPPHNFTEVAEALKYLAEFPDATIEELFNFIKGPDFPTGGVITNTKEELIDIYKSSRGSITIKGKARIEKLPGNRQRIVIYEIPYQVNKVELIKKIAELVRTGKEKGISDLKDESDRTGIRIVIELKRDADAEKVLKKLYKSTPLEKNFPVNLTVLVDKQPRVLNLKELLQEFIKHRIEIITRRTLYELEKAENRLHIVEGLITALENADKVIEIVRSSKDTEQARQLLTSQFNLSETQANAILDMRLSRFTSLETQKLKDESAELKQKIERYKQILSSDDEKIKVFIEETDELVRKYGDQRKTTIATEKELTFKEHFMFAILNTGRIVNYKVEDETSKADILQRIINSLSVSLTEGEKIVSIQEVEGSKPIAFFTKDGKAYWSLVIDLPKGEDKLNIEGEIVGTAYQGEGEENRVFLITKKGIIKRMSDEDIFYKSQGHTLMPLNEGDELVVAVADRHPSYIGIFTKNADLLLFERNEVRITGDKAKGVEAIDLDENDEVAGAFFLNGHEYLLVSTSFGYMKLVEKKEFPIKKRAQKGIMAVKLSKDDYVVSILPVDESDEVLINTKHGKLLKLKIYKEIVPVEKRTSLGKNLFRFETDRVVNVLKLTLFEESKE; this comes from the coding sequence ATGGAAGATATTAAAAAAGTTCCAATAGAAGAGGAAGTTAAGAATGCTTATATAGATTATGCAATGTCAGTTATTGCTGGTAGAGCCATTCCGGATGTTAGAGATGGCTTAAAACCAGTTCAAAGAAGAATTTTATACTCTATGTATGAGCTTGGTTTACTTCCAAATAAACCATATAAAAAATCTGCGAGAGTTGTAGGGGAAACCCTTGGTAAATTCCATCCACATGGTGATGCATCTGTTTATGATGCACTTGTAAGAATGGCACAAGATTTTACAATGAGATATCCATTAATAGAAGGTCAAGGGAACTTTGGTTCGATAGACGGCGACCCACCAGCTGCTATGCGTTATACAGAAGCAAGGTTAACAAAATTGGCTGTTGAAATGCTTGAAGATATATATAAAAACACCGTTGATATGATGCCTAACTTTGATGCTTCATTAGAAGAGCCTACGGTATTGCCTTCAAAGTTTCCAAATTTAATATGCAATGGAACAACCGGTATTGCGGTAGGACTTGCTACGAGCATTCCACCCCATAACTTTACAGAGGTAGCAGAAGCTTTAAAATACTTAGCAGAATTTCCGGATGCTACCATAGAAGAGCTGTTTAATTTTATAAAAGGACCGGATTTTCCAACAGGTGGAGTAATCACAAACACCAAAGAAGAGCTAATTGATATATACAAATCATCAAGAGGTTCAATAACAATAAAAGGTAAAGCAAGAATAGAAAAGCTGCCGGGGAACAGACAGAGGATAGTTATCTATGAAATTCCATACCAAGTTAACAAAGTTGAACTTATCAAAAAAATAGCAGAGCTTGTTAGAACAGGAAAAGAAAAAGGAATATCAGACCTAAAAGATGAGTCAGACAGAACGGGAATAAGAATTGTAATAGAGTTAAAAAGAGATGCAGACGCTGAAAAAGTCTTGAAAAAACTATACAAAAGCACGCCTCTTGAAAAGAACTTTCCTGTAAATTTAACAGTGTTGGTAGATAAACAGCCAAGAGTATTGAATTTAAAAGAATTGCTTCAAGAATTTATAAAACACAGAATAGAAATTATAACAAGAAGGACGTTGTATGAATTAGAAAAAGCAGAAAACAGATTGCATATTGTAGAAGGCCTGATTACAGCCTTAGAAAATGCAGATAAAGTTATTGAAATAGTTCGTTCATCCAAGGATACCGAACAAGCAAGACAGCTGCTTACATCACAGTTTAACCTATCTGAAACACAGGCAAACGCTATTCTTGACATGAGATTATCAAGATTTACATCCTTAGAAACACAAAAATTAAAAGATGAAAGCGCAGAGTTAAAACAAAAAATAGAAAGATATAAACAAATTCTTTCAAGTGATGATGAGAAAATCAAAGTATTCATTGAAGAGACCGATGAGTTAGTTAGAAAATATGGGGACCAAAGAAAAACAACCATTGCAACAGAAAAAGAACTTACATTTAAAGAACATTTCATGTTTGCTATTTTAAATACAGGAAGAATTGTTAATTATAAAGTAGAAGATGAAACTTCAAAAGCTGACATTTTACAAAGAATTATCAATAGTCTGTCAGTATCTCTAACGGAAGGAGAAAAGATAGTCTCTATTCAAGAAGTAGAAGGGTCTAAACCGATTGCTTTCTTTACAAAAGATGGAAAAGCTTATTGGAGTTTAGTCATAGACCTTCCAAAAGGCGAAGATAAGCTAAATATTGAAGGTGAAATAGTTGGAACAGCTTATCAAGGAGAGGGTGAAGAAAACAGAGTATTTTTAATAACAAAGAAAGGTATTATCAAAAGAATGTCTGATGAAGATATATTCTATAAGTCACAAGGACACACGTTAATGCCATTAAACGAAGGTGATGAGCTTGTAGTGGCAGTTGCAGATAGGCATCCTTCCTACATTGGAATTTTCACAAAAAATGCGGACTTACTCTTATTTGAAAGGAATGAAGTAAGAATTACAGGAGACAAGGCAAAAGGTGTAGAAGCTATCGATTTAGATGAAAATGATGAAGTAGCTGGAGCATTTTTCTTAAATGGTCATGAATACCTATTAGTATCTACTTCTTTTGGTTATATGAAGCTTGTAGAAAAAAAAGAGTTTCCAATCAAGAAAAGAGCACAAAAAGGTATTATGGCAGTAAAATTAAGCAAAGACGATTATGTAGTCTCAATACTACCCGTTGATGAATCTGATGAAGTGTTGATTAATACAAAACATGGCAAACTCTTAAAGTTAAAAATCTATAAAGAAATTGTGCCTGTTGAAAAGAGAACATCCTTGGGTAAAAATTTATTTAGATTCGAAACTGACAGAGTTGTGAATGTGTTAAAACTTACACTTTTTGAAGAAAGTAAAGAATGA
- a CDS encoding CCA tRNA nucleotidyltransferase — translation MFGIDKLLNKIFNKQKEEKLEDLEIKENYIHGLIFYNSYFDYVAKALPKGSFCFLVGGWVRDRIINRPIGENIDIDFIVTADPLQVANNLKKFIKGDIFQFEKEKKVATFLFKENNYNYRFDFSYLDISDILSNPDIDFYQKEELILERLIKDLLDRDFTINAIAVNFDDTSSLSASTTVLIDPSNGFKDLQDGIIRPISIENIIKDPVRILRGYRLALELDFTIDKEFEKFVKNNPNLIEKSPKERIRDELLKIISNENSKDTLNKLLENKILKKAISENLKDLKLYESLEENLKKNLNL, via the coding sequence ATGTTTGGGATAGATAAACTATTAAATAAAATTTTTAACAAACAAAAAGAAGAAAAGTTAGAAGACTTAGAAATAAAAGAAAATTACATTCACGGGCTGATATTTTACAACTCTTACTTTGATTATGTAGCAAAAGCCCTTCCGAAAGGTTCATTTTGTTTTCTTGTAGGTGGATGGGTTAGAGACAGGATCATAAACAGACCAATCGGTGAGAATATAGATATAGATTTTATTGTTACAGCAGACCCACTCCAAGTTGCAAACAATTTAAAAAAATTTATCAAAGGCGATATCTTCCAATTTGAAAAAGAGAAAAAAGTAGCAACATTTTTGTTTAAAGAAAATAATTATAACTACAGATTTGATTTTTCCTATCTTGATATTTCTGATATACTTTCAAATCCGGATATAGACTTCTATCAAAAAGAAGAGCTAATTTTAGAAAGACTTATAAAAGATTTATTAGATAGAGATTTTACAATAAACGCAATAGCAGTAAACTTTGATGACACATCAAGCCTAAGTGCTTCAACAACCGTTTTAATAGACCCGTCAAACGGATTTAAAGACCTTCAAGATGGCATCATCAGACCAATATCTATTGAAAACATCATAAAAGACCCGGTAAGAATTTTAAGAGGCTATAGGCTTGCTTTAGAGCTTGATTTTACAATAGATAAAGAATTTGAGAAGTTTGTAAAAAATAATCCAAATCTAATAGAAAAATCTCCAAAAGAAAGGATCAGAGATGAGCTTTTAAAGATAATTTCTAATGAGAATTCAAAAGACACATTAAACAAGCTTCTTGAAAACAAAATTCTGAAAAAAGCTATTTCAGAAAATCTTAAAGATTTAAAACTCTATGAAAGCTTGGAAGAAAACTTAAAAAAAAACTTAAATTTGTAG
- a CDS encoding flagellar hook protein, translating to MRITDLIKYDNYIKNDQIRQNEIEKYSKQIATGKKLLSPSDDTVATVAALRLKTINQNIDTYLRNMDFVLNVLDQAESTLSNISKAGQELRVEIIRLLNTGVLDKEDAKVLRDYFVNMKDYIIKQANYSIGDTRIFGGVKSQTDPFDSDGYYQGETIEAKVPVAPGVEINTNFDGSKYLGVDTNDKQMIMVKAIDKIVDIIDRAVAGTGSLGELNTATISVNGQNLKILEAFDVGLNNVLQYTSIIGTKVKVINDLKSGFEKNKVFNNNLISNLQDVDAAQAITNLQKAQTAYQALIATYNQNRQLSLLDFFKK from the coding sequence ATGAGAATTACAGATTTGATTAAATATGACAATTACATAAAGAATGACCAAATTAGACAAAATGAAATAGAAAAATACAGCAAGCAGATAGCAACAGGTAAAAAACTACTTTCTCCATCTGACGATACTGTTGCAACTGTTGCAGCTCTAAGATTAAAAACAATCAATCAAAACATAGACACTTACTTAAGAAATATGGATTTCGTATTAAACGTTTTAGACCAAGCAGAAAGTACTTTAAGCAATATATCAAAAGCAGGGCAAGAGTTAAGAGTTGAGATTATTAGATTATTAAATACAGGTGTTTTAGATAAAGAGGATGCAAAAGTATTAAGAGATTATTTTGTCAACATGAAGGATTATATTATAAAGCAAGCTAACTACTCTATTGGTGATACGAGAATTTTTGGTGGAGTGAAAAGTCAGACAGACCCATTTGATTCTGATGGATATTATCAAGGAGAAACTATAGAAGCAAAAGTTCCTGTCGCTCCTGGTGTAGAGATCAATACAAATTTTGACGGGTCAAAGTATCTTGGAGTTGATACGAATGATAAACAAATGATAATGGTTAAAGCTATTGATAAAATTGTTGATATAATAGATAGAGCGGTAGCAGGAACAGGAAGCTTAGGAGAACTAAATACAGCTACTATTTCTGTAAATGGACAAAATTTAAAAATCCTTGAAGCTTTTGATGTAGGATTAAACAATGTTTTACAATACACATCCATCATAGGAACGAAAGTTAAAGTTATCAATGACCTAAAATCTGGCTTTGAGAAAAATAAAGTCTTTAACAATAATTTAATATCTAATCTTCAAGATGTAGATGCTGCACAGGCTATAACAAATCTTCAAAAAGCTCAAACAGCATATCAAGCATTGATAGCGACATACAATCAAAACAGACAGTTATCCTTGCTTGATTTTTTTAAGAAATAA
- a CDS encoding ABC transporter permease yields MFLYIIKRLYQMIPILLGITFLSFLIIQMAPGDYLDQLKMNPQISEKTLKQLEETYGLNQPILVQYFKWLINAIKFDLGYSFSYNMPVLDLIKDRIGNTLFLSVTSGVLAWLLAVPLGVLAAVKQNSIIDKAVQVFSFTFMSLPGFFLAFILLFFSVKTGILPTGGAVSPNYDQMSLFEKILDRLWHVSLPAFVLAITSLAGLVRLVRSAMIESLQSEYVMFARSKGLKEKDIILKHALRNALNPFITILGFEIASLLSGAALIEIIVNWPGMGMLMLDAVLSQDLYLVMGGLYIGAIMLIIGNLIADILLAKLDPRIRMREVEGILK; encoded by the coding sequence ATGTTTTTGTACATCATTAAAAGACTTTATCAAATGATTCCCATTTTGCTGGGAATCACTTTTTTATCCTTTCTTATCATTCAAATGGCACCGGGTGATTACTTAGACCAGCTTAAAATGAACCCTCAAATCTCAGAAAAAACTTTAAAACAGCTTGAAGAAACTTACGGATTAAACCAGCCAATTTTAGTTCAATACTTTAAATGGCTTATAAATGCCATCAAATTTGACCTTGGATACTCTTTTAGTTACAACATGCCGGTTTTAGACTTAATCAAAGATAGGATAGGAAACACCCTATTTCTATCCGTCACTTCCGGCGTTTTAGCATGGCTTTTGGCAGTTCCACTTGGAGTTTTGGCAGCGGTAAAACAAAATAGCATCATTGATAAAGCAGTTCAAGTTTTTTCTTTTACGTTTATGTCTCTACCCGGCTTCTTTTTGGCTTTTATTTTGTTATTCTTCTCAGTTAAAACAGGAATCCTACCAACCGGTGGAGCAGTTAGTCCAAATTACGACCAAATGAGTTTGTTTGAAAAAATCTTAGATAGGCTATGGCATGTGAGCCTGCCGGCTTTTGTTTTAGCTATAACGTCTTTAGCCGGTCTTGTTAGACTAGTAAGAAGTGCTATGATAGAATCTCTTCAATCTGAGTATGTAATGTTTGCAAGGTCAAAGGGACTAAAAGAAAAGGATATAATTTTAAAACATGCTTTGAGAAATGCTTTAAATCCATTTATAACTATACTTGGATTTGAAATTGCTTCATTGCTTTCTGGTGCTGCATTGATAGAAATAATCGTAAACTGGCCTGGAATGGGAATGTTAATGCTTGACGCTGTATTATCACAGGATTTATACCTTGTGATGGGTGGTTTATACATCGGTGCAATTATGCTTATTATTGGAAATTTGATAGCTGACATTCTTCTTGCAAAGCTTGACCCAAGGATTAGAATGAGAGAAGTTGAAGGAATCTTAAAGTAA